One Nitrospira sp. DNA window includes the following coding sequences:
- a CDS encoding AmpG permease, with the protein MNRATLRAVLTPRLGIMLPLGFASGLPLALTGGTLQAWLTEAGLDLTTIGLFAYVGLPYTLKFLWAPVMDRVVPPWLGHRRGWMVVTQTGLALALATMALIGPSGGAQLFAALALGVAFLSASQDIVFDAYRTDLLKPDERGLGAATWVMGYRIAMITSGSLALILAARMDWSWAYLCMAALMALGVATVLMIPEPEAARAAPQSMKEAVWGPLSEFLLRPMAGALLGLIVLYKLGDAFAGALTTSFLLRGMEFSSEDIGVIRAFGIGATILGAFIGGGLMPQLGLFRSLLVFGLLQALSNLSFLWLAWVGKSYAVMAFAVGFENLTGGMGTAAFVALVMSLCNHRYTATQFALLSSVEALGRVFLGWPAAKLVGLAGWGPFFFVTFLAALPGLWLLWYLRKPVTQHAELSEGKSEVSLSC; encoded by the coding sequence ATGAACAGAGCTACCCTGCGCGCCGTTCTGACTCCGCGACTCGGCATCATGCTGCCTTTGGGGTTCGCCTCGGGATTGCCTTTGGCGTTGACGGGGGGAACCCTCCAAGCCTGGCTGACGGAAGCGGGCTTGGACCTGACGACGATCGGACTCTTCGCCTACGTCGGCCTTCCCTATACCCTGAAATTCCTGTGGGCTCCGGTCATGGACCGGGTCGTGCCGCCCTGGCTCGGTCACCGCCGGGGGTGGATGGTCGTGACCCAAACCGGCCTCGCGCTGGCCTTGGCGACGATGGCGTTGATCGGGCCTTCAGGCGGCGCGCAGCTCTTTGCCGCTCTGGCGCTGGGCGTGGCCTTTCTCTCCGCCTCGCAAGACATCGTGTTCGACGCCTATCGGACCGATTTGCTGAAGCCGGATGAGCGGGGGCTGGGAGCCGCCACCTGGGTGATGGGGTACCGCATCGCCATGATCACCTCCGGTTCGCTGGCCCTGATCCTGGCGGCTCGAATGGACTGGTCCTGGGCCTATCTCTGCATGGCAGCGTTGATGGCGCTGGGAGTGGCGACCGTCTTGATGATTCCTGAGCCGGAGGCGGCGCGAGCCGCACCACAGTCGATGAAGGAAGCGGTCTGGGGGCCGCTGTCGGAGTTTTTATTACGACCCATGGCGGGAGCCCTGCTGGGCTTGATCGTGCTTTACAAACTCGGGGATGCCTTCGCCGGCGCCCTGACGACTTCGTTTCTGCTGCGTGGGATGGAATTTTCGTCGGAAGATATCGGGGTGATCAGGGCGTTCGGCATCGGGGCGACGATCTTGGGCGCCTTCATCGGCGGCGGCCTGATGCCGCAACTGGGGCTCTTTCGTTCGCTGTTGGTGTTCGGGCTGCTGCAGGCCCTCTCGAACCTCTCGTTCTTATGGCTGGCCTGGGTGGGAAAGAGTTACGCCGTCATGGCCTTTGCCGTCGGCTTCGAAAATCTCACCGGCGGCATGGGCACGGCGGCCTTCGTGGCGCTGGTCATGTCGCTCTGCAACCATCGCTACACCGCGACCCAGTTCGCGTTACTCTCCTCCGTCGAAGCCCTCGGACGTGTCTTCCTCGGCTGGCCTGCTGCGAAGCTGGTAGGGCTGGCAGGGTGGGGCCCGTTCTTCTTCGTGACCTTTCTGGCCGCGCTACCTGGTCTGTGGTTGTTGTGGTATCTCCGGAAACCGGTCACGCAGCATGCGGAACTGAGTGAGGGGAAGAGTGAGGTGAGTCTGTCTTGTTGA
- a CDS encoding NAD-dependent formate dehydrogenase alpha subunit, whose product MKLSINNRLVVASPGDTVQSAAQKAGIAIPGLCLSDHLKPFGSCRLCLCEVEGQAGMPASCTTPVREGMVVRTESERLNRLRRNIVELYLSEQPAERAPEPLQWLAKSLGLRQVRYPQPSTRLDVVDRSNPFFTFDNAACISCARCVRACDEIQGTYALTMVHRGFESRPVAGAASLAGESEGFASSNCVSCGACVKECPTDALMEKTIAEQGPPNRTVRTTCAYCGVGCTFEVGVRNDRILSMVPADDGPSNQGHACMKGRFGWTYNDAPDRLRAPLLRQGGRWVEISWSAALDRIAQEWSRIKETYGTDALAAISSSRGTNEENYLFGKFMRCVVGSNHIDNCARVCHSATVTGMMETLGASAATNSIQDVDQAKLIMVVGANPTESHPVVGARIKRAVRRGVPLIVIDPRRTEMARMADLHLQLHPGTNVALLNGLGHVIAKERLIDQAFVGERTEGLDDWLKTVEDCTPERMARITGVPAHLIAEAARLYAKSGGSMAVHGLGMTEHRWGSHGVIALVNLALATGNIGKPGSGINPLRGQNNVQGASDVGCLPTYFAGYQPLTDPALAAVHLAVTGRPLPQARGMKTPDMWDAALAGTLKSLWIIGYDVAQTDPNLKKVHAALKNLEFLIVQDLFLSETAKLAHLVIPGASFLEKDGTFTNLERRIQRIRKVVEPPGGVLPDWQVVCEVSARMGYPMRYGHPSAIMDEIAQLAPMFAGVSYDRLEGPEGLQWPVPSKEHPGTSLMHERSFPKGRARFVAVDYLPPGESPTESYPLVLITGRILQHYNCGAQTRRTEIMRVVDTDVLEMHAVDAARLDLHDGEMVRLVSGRGEARLPVMVSGRVQPGELFTSFHFPDTDLNQLLSSSADESSKCPEYKVSTVRVEKLAPIGTPSTPMHVMLIT is encoded by the coding sequence ATGAAACTTTCCATCAACAATCGGCTCGTGGTGGCCTCGCCTGGCGACACGGTACAGAGCGCGGCCCAAAAGGCCGGGATCGCGATCCCCGGACTCTGCTTGTCCGATCACTTGAAGCCGTTCGGCTCCTGCCGTCTCTGCCTCTGTGAAGTGGAGGGGCAGGCGGGGATGCCAGCCTCCTGTACGACTCCGGTCCGCGAGGGCATGGTGGTCCGGACGGAGAGCGAGCGGCTGAATCGGCTCAGGCGGAACATCGTCGAACTCTATCTGTCTGAACAGCCGGCGGAGCGGGCTCCGGAACCATTGCAATGGCTGGCCAAGTCGCTGGGACTCAGGCAGGTCCGCTATCCGCAACCCTCCACTAGGCTGGACGTCGTCGATCGCTCCAACCCGTTTTTTACTTTTGACAACGCGGCCTGTATTTCTTGCGCCCGTTGCGTGCGGGCCTGTGACGAAATTCAGGGGACCTACGCCTTGACGATGGTCCATCGCGGCTTTGAAAGCAGGCCGGTGGCCGGGGCCGCCTCCTTGGCCGGCGAGTCTGAGGGGTTTGCCTCGTCGAACTGTGTCTCCTGCGGGGCCTGCGTGAAGGAATGTCCTACCGACGCGCTCATGGAAAAGACCATCGCAGAGCAGGGGCCGCCGAATCGGACCGTCCGCACCACCTGCGCCTATTGCGGCGTCGGTTGCACATTCGAGGTCGGGGTGAGGAATGATCGGATCCTGAGCATGGTGCCGGCGGATGATGGCCCCTCGAATCAGGGCCATGCCTGCATGAAGGGACGGTTCGGCTGGACCTATAACGATGCGCCGGACCGATTGCGCGCGCCGTTGCTCCGGCAGGGTGGCAGGTGGGTCGAGATTTCCTGGTCCGCCGCACTCGACCGGATCGCACAGGAATGGTCGCGGATCAAAGAGACCTATGGGACGGATGCGCTGGCGGCGATTTCGTCAAGTCGCGGGACGAATGAAGAGAACTATCTGTTCGGCAAGTTCATGCGCTGTGTGGTCGGCAGCAACCACATCGACAACTGCGCGAGGGTCTGTCACAGCGCGACCGTGACCGGCATGATGGAAACCTTGGGGGCCTCGGCTGCGACCAACAGCATCCAGGACGTGGACCAAGCGAAATTGATCATGGTGGTGGGAGCCAATCCGACCGAGTCCCACCCGGTCGTCGGTGCGCGCATCAAACGGGCGGTGCGGCGAGGGGTGCCGCTGATCGTGATCGATCCCCGGCGGACCGAAATGGCACGCATGGCGGATCTGCATCTGCAGTTGCATCCCGGCACCAATGTGGCGCTATTGAACGGCCTCGGCCATGTCATCGCAAAGGAACGGCTCATCGATCAGGCCTTCGTAGGCGAGCGGACCGAGGGGCTCGACGACTGGCTGAAGACGGTCGAGGACTGCACGCCGGAGCGTATGGCTCGGATCACCGGAGTACCGGCCCATCTGATCGCTGAGGCGGCGCGTCTCTATGCCAAGAGCGGCGGGTCCATGGCGGTACATGGTCTCGGCATGACTGAACATCGGTGGGGGAGCCACGGCGTGATCGCGCTGGTGAACCTCGCCCTGGCCACCGGCAACATCGGAAAGCCCGGCAGCGGGATCAACCCGTTGCGCGGCCAGAATAATGTCCAGGGCGCGTCGGATGTCGGCTGCCTGCCGACCTACTTCGCCGGGTATCAGCCGCTGACTGATCCGGCGCTGGCCGCCGTGCATCTGGCCGTGACCGGTCGTCCCTTGCCGCAGGCGCGTGGCATGAAGACGCCGGACATGTGGGATGCGGCGCTGGCCGGGACGCTCAAGAGCCTCTGGATCATCGGCTACGACGTGGCCCAGACGGACCCCAATCTCAAGAAGGTCCATGCGGCGTTAAAGAATCTTGAGTTCCTCATCGTGCAGGATCTATTTCTCAGCGAGACGGCCAAACTTGCGCACCTGGTGATTCCCGGTGCCTCGTTTCTGGAAAAGGACGGGACCTTCACCAATCTGGAGCGGCGCATCCAACGTATCCGGAAGGTGGTGGAGCCGCCGGGCGGTGTGCTGCCGGACTGGCAGGTGGTCTGTGAAGTCTCGGCGCGGATGGGGTATCCCATGCGGTACGGCCATCCCTCCGCCATCATGGATGAGATTGCGCAGCTGGCGCCGATGTTCGCCGGGGTGTCGTACGATCGGCTGGAGGGGCCGGAGGGGTTGCAGTGGCCGGTTCCGTCGAAAGAGCATCCGGGCACCTCATTGATGCATGAGCGATCGTTCCCGAAAGGCAGGGCGCGTTTTGTCGCGGTGGACTACCTGCCGCCCGGCGAATCGCCGACGGAAAGTTACCCGCTGGTGCTGATCACCGGGCGCATTCTGCAACATTACAACTGCGGGGCGCAGACGAGACGGACCGAGATCATGCGGGTGGTCGATACCGACGTGCTCGAGATGCATGCCGTCGATGCGGCACGTTTGGATCTCCATGACGGCGAGATGGTTCGGTTGGTCAGTGGGCGCGGCGAAGCCAGACTTCCCGTGATGGTGAGCGGGCGCGTGCAGCCGGGCGAACTGTTCACGAGTTTTCACTTTCCCGATACGGATCTGAACCAGTTGTTGTCCTCCAGCGCCGATGAGAGTTCCAAGTGTCCGGAGTATAAAGTCTCGACCGTGCGGGTGGAAAAATTGGCGCCGATCGGAACTCCTTCGACCCCGATGCATGTGATGCTGATCACATGA
- a CDS encoding Formate efflux transporter FocA has product MTTEPSTPATGSVADAYPPPEIAARVCKVGLAKVTTPVSTMIALAILAGAFISLGALFYTVTVTTGKDGPEVPFGALRLAGGVTFSLGLVLVVVGGAELFTGNNLIAMAWAVGCVRTSQVVRNWLWVYLGNLLGAGGTAVLVLLAGVHTLGDGAVGDTMVKIARSKIALDPVQAVARGILCNVLVCLAIWLCMGARSVADKILAIVLPISAFVACGFEHSVANMFFFPLGIALAAGGAAPLSLVGAVSNLLLVTIGNIIGGTLLVALVYWFVYLRTDALAR; this is encoded by the coding sequence ATGACGACAGAGCCCTCCACCCCTGCAACCGGTTCTGTCGCCGATGCCTATCCGCCGCCTGAGATCGCAGCTCGTGTCTGCAAGGTCGGGCTCGCCAAAGTGACCACCCCCGTGTCGACGATGATCGCCTTGGCCATCTTGGCTGGAGCCTTCATCTCGCTGGGGGCGCTCTTCTACACCGTCACGGTGACGACCGGGAAGGATGGTCCCGAGGTTCCGTTCGGCGCCCTACGCCTTGCCGGCGGTGTGACGTTCAGTCTGGGGCTGGTGCTGGTGGTCGTCGGGGGCGCGGAGCTGTTCACCGGCAATAACCTCATCGCGATGGCCTGGGCAGTCGGCTGTGTCCGGACCAGTCAAGTGGTCAGGAATTGGCTGTGGGTCTATCTCGGCAACCTGCTCGGCGCAGGCGGGACAGCCGTACTCGTGTTGCTGGCGGGCGTGCATACGTTGGGAGACGGAGCCGTCGGAGACACGATGGTCAAAATCGCGCGCAGCAAGATCGCGCTCGACCCCGTTCAAGCGGTGGCACGCGGCATCCTCTGCAATGTGCTGGTCTGCCTGGCCATATGGTTGTGTATGGGGGCGCGGAGCGTGGCGGATAAGATCCTCGCGATCGTCCTGCCGATCAGTGCCTTCGTCGCTTGCGGCTTCGAACATTCGGTCGCCAACATGTTTTTCTTTCCCTTGGGGATCGCCCTGGCTGCAGGCGGTGCCGCGCCGTTGTCGCTGGTGGGGGCGGTGAGCAATCTCCTGCTGGTGACGATCGGCAACATCATCGGCGGAACGTTGCTCGTGGCGCTGGTCTATTGGTTCGTATATCTCCGGACTGATGCGCTCGCCCGATGA